The following are encoded in a window of Geotrypetes seraphini chromosome 5, aGeoSer1.1, whole genome shotgun sequence genomic DNA:
- the ZNF668 gene encoding zinc finger protein 668: MESSQNTNTDTDQEKAELFCDVEPSTLGYAKVGRRYQCLTCRKTFPNEPRALRHTNSHSGNEELWPLPQRQQAARPFQCPHCEKSYKSASELRNHGRSHTGEKPFVCQECGKAFMQAICLRVHTTGHTGELPFGCSQCSKRYSTPSKLRIHQRAHTGERPYTCTECGRSFADPSVYRKHRRGHAGLRPYECSTCGKTYSELKDLRNHERAHTGEKPFLCSDCGKAFSRSSSLACHQRIHAAEKPYKCQDCGKAFTQLSSYQSHQRTHSGEKPFLCPQCGKMFSDPSSFRRHQRAHLGVKPYKCDKCDKPFRQPADLAMHQRTHTGERPHKCLECDKTFVASWDLKRHQLVHSGVRPFQCQECGKAFAERSSLTKHRRVHTGERPFKCAACSKAFMVSSSLRKHERTHISSPPQIHGCNRCDLAFADAPSLRRHQRAHTENTVAVAGAGAVPTCKHCGMMFPSFHELRKHERTHPVAKSFPCEECGKAFADRAGLRKHEKIHSGVRPHACPECGKTFISSSDLRKHEKTHGHSKEQETFDPLVSFLAQSELMEKVTESGEVQEGLTPVS, encoded by the coding sequence ATGGAATCCTcccagaacactaacactgataCTGATCAGGAGAAGGCAGAACTATTTTGTGATGTTGAACCTTCAACCCTGGGCTATGCCAAGGTGGGCCGCCGCTACCAGTGCCTCACCTGCCGCAAGACCTTTCCCAATGAGCCACGAGCTCTGCGCCACACCAATTCACATTCTGGGAACGAGGAACTCTGGCCTCTGCCACAGCGTCAACAAGCTGCACGTCCTTTCCAATGCCCACACTGTGAAAAGTCTTATAAGTCTGCCTCAGAGCTGCGCAATCATGGGCGAAGCCACACAGGGGAGAAACCTTTTGTGTGCCAGGAGTGCGGCAAAGCCTTCATGCAGGCCATCTGTTTGCGGGTCCATACAACAGGCCACACAGGAGAACTCCCCTTTGGTTGTAGTCAGTGCAGCAAACGTTACTCTACACCATCAAAGCTACGAATCCACCAGCGAGCACACACTGGGGAAAGACCATACACCTGTACAGAATGTGGGCGTAGTTTTGCAGATCCTTCAGTGTACCGCAAACACCGGCGAGGCCATGCTGGACTCCGACCCTATGAGTGTAGCACCTGTGGTAAAACCTACAGTGAATTGAAGGACCTGAGGAACCATGAGCGGgcccacactggagaaaaaccctTCCTTTGTTCAGACTGTGGCAAGGCTTTCTCTCGTTCTTCCTCGCTAGCTTGCCATCAACGAATCCATGCTGCTGAGAAACCCTACAAGTGCCAGGATTGTGGCAAAGCCTTCACTCAGCTCTCCTCCTACCAGAGCCATCAGCGCACCCACTCTGGAGAGAAGCCCTTCCTCTGTCCACAGTGTGGCAAGATGTTCTCGGACCCCTCCAGTTTCCGCCGGCACCAACGAGCTCATCTAGGAGTGAAGCCTTACAAATGTGACAAGTGTGATAAGCCCTTTCGGCAGCCAGCTGACCTGGCCATGCACCAGCGCACCCACACTGGGGAGCGACCTCACAAGTGCCTAGAGTGTGATAAGACCTTTGTGGCCTCATGGGATCTGAAGCGGCATCAACTTGTGCACTCTGGTGTGCGGCCCTTCCAGTGCCAGGAGTGTGGAAAGGCATTTGCTGAACGTTCCAGCTTGACCAAGCATAGACGTGTGCACACGGGTGAGCGGCCCTTCAAGTGTGCAGCATGCAGCAAAGCCTTTATGGTGTCTTCCAGCCTACGCAAGCATGAGCGCACACACATCAGTAGTCCGCCTCAGATCCATGGCTGCAACCGTTGTGATCTGGCTTTTGCTGATGCACCATCACTGCGGCGGCATCAGCGGGCACATACAGAAAACACAGTGGCTGTCGCTGGAGCAGGAGCAGTGCCCACCTGCAAGCACTGTGGTATGATGTTTCCCTCTTTCCATGAACTACGCAAACATGAGAGGACACACCCAGTGGCAAAGTCTTTCCCCTGTGAGGAGTGCGGCAAGGCATTTGCTGACCGAGCAGGGCTGCGCAAACATGAAAAAATTCACTCTGGGGTGCGGCCCCATGCCTGTCCAGAGTGTGGAAAGACTTTCATCAGCTCTTCAGATTTACGTAAGCATGAGAAGACTCATGGACATAGTAAGGAGCAGGAGACTTTTGACCCACTAGTATCCTTCCTAGCACAATCAGAACTGATGGAGAAAGTGACAGAGAGCGGTGAAGTTCAGGAAGGTTTAACACCTGTATCCTGA